Part of the Magnetovibrio sp. PR-2 genome, GGTGCGCCATTTTTCCTATTGTTTTCAATGGGTTACATAGGCGCAAATTTGATGAAATCTCCAAAACGTCAAGCTGGCACACATACGGCACACTTGAAGGAGATTTCAGGCTATGGCGACTTATCGTAAACGCAGCAACAGGTGGCACGTCCAGGTTCGGCGTACCGGACACCCCTCCCAAACCAAAAGCTTTATATCCAAAGCAGATGCACAGATATGGGCGCGGCAAATTGAAGCCGAAATGGACAAGGCTGTCCTACCAACTGATATCCGAGCACTAGACCAACTGACCGTCGCAGACTTGATTAAGCGATACAGGGATAACGTCACCATTAATAAACGGGGTGTGGCGTCGGAGAAGAAGCGACTGGAAGTCTTCCTGCGCTATGAGTGGGCCGACAAATCCCTCAAGCAGACCACCCCTCAAACTTTCGCCAGTTACCGCGATGAGCGCCTCAAGCAAGTGCGCCCTGCTACAGTGGTGCGGGAACTGGGCATCCTGCGATCAATCTTCGCTACGGCAATCAATGAATGGAATATCCCAATCCCTGAAAACCCGTTGGTTAAGGTCCGCAAACCTAAACAACCGGAAGCTCGGGACAGGCGACTACAGGAAGGTGAACTTGAACGCCTACTCTTGGCTTGTGAAGACACCCGGAGGGATTGGTTACGTCCCTGTATCCTAATCGCCATTGAAACAGGGATGAGACGCGGTGAAATCCTGAATGTGAAATGGCAGGACGTAAACCTGGACGCTTCAACACTAACCATCCCGGTTACAAAGACAGGCCATTCAAGATGCATCCCTCTCACACCAGAAGCCGTGGCGATACTTCAAGATCGTTGGGATGATGAGTTTGAGCAGACTGACGTGGTCTTTCCAGCGAGCGCAAATGCCTTCAGGTTGTCCTGGGAGCGCTGTAAGCGCCGGGTGGCTAAGACCTACCCCGAAATAAAAGACCTACGCTTCCACGATCTCCGACACGAGGCAGTATCCCGTTTCTTTGAGATGGGATTGTCCGTTCCCGAAGTAGCGCTTATTAGCGGACACCGCGATCCGAGAATGCTATTCCGATATACGCACCTTAAGGCTGAAGACATTGTCGAGAAATTGGCTCTGCAAAATCAGTAAAACATGCCTGTTGAAAGCATCATAAACAAACAACCACTCAATATATTTAATGCGTTGAATCTATTGAGTTTGTTTAATTGCTCTCCCCTAGTGTAACAGAAACGCCTCCAACTAATCAGAACCCTCTTTTTTTATAAAGAGAACTGGTGGTGTTTGATTTCCAAAAAATGACTGGACGGTCCCTGCAAAAGTAGGGGCCGTTTTTTTATGAACAAGAAGGAGCATTCATGACAGTTAACACTTATGACTTTGTTGAAGCGATGGACCATCACTGGACAGTAAATTTAGGCAATGTCAGCAGCAAAAATTTACGAGCTACTTGGCTACAAATGGGAAGCACATTTAACGATCAATGTACCCGCGCCAATCCAAAATTATGGCAAATTCTACAGCCCGCTACAGGCACCGGGAAAAGCCAAGGAACGGCGGTCTATTGTTCCATGCTTGCCGAACTTTCAACTGAAATCACAATTGAACATATTATGAAGTCGTCACAAGCCACAGACCTACATCCTGGGGTGCTAATCGTTACACGGCAAATTAAAGATGCTGAAAATATGGCTGCACAAATCAATGAGCTGGCGGGTAAAGAAACGGCGCGGGCAAGCCATAGCGAGAGCCAACTCTCTGAAGCAGAAATTACTTCAACCCCGGTTCTTATTATTACACATGCTGCTTATACGAATGCCTTAAGCAGTGCCAGCTCAGAGGTTGGAAACGATCTCCGACTACGATTGCTGCATCAATGGTTTCATAAAGAACGCGATCTTATCATCATTGATGAGGCCCCAGATTTGATCGAAACAACACAGGTCAATATCGAACACTTAAAACAAGTTTTGGGGCACATTCCTGAAGCTATAGCAAATCGTTTTCCTGAAGAGATTGCATACCTAAACAATTTGCTCGCATGGATGAAAGGCCTGCC contains:
- a CDS encoding tyrosine-type recombinase/integrase → MATYRKRSNRWHVQVRRTGHPSQTKSFISKADAQIWARQIEAEMDKAVLPTDIRALDQLTVADLIKRYRDNVTINKRGVASEKKRLEVFLRYEWADKSLKQTTPQTFASYRDERLKQVRPATVVRELGILRSIFATAINEWNIPIPENPLVKVRKPKQPEARDRRLQEGELERLLLACEDTRRDWLRPCILIAIETGMRRGEILNVKWQDVNLDASTLTIPVTKTGHSRCIPLTPEAVAILQDRWDDEFEQTDVVFPASANAFRLSWERCKRRVAKTYPEIKDLRFHDLRHEAVSRFFEMGLSVPEVALISGHRDPRMLFRYTHLKAEDIVEKLALQNQ